One Festucalex cinctus isolate MCC-2025b chromosome 1, RoL_Fcin_1.0, whole genome shotgun sequence genomic region harbors:
- the hsd3b7 gene encoding 3 beta-hydroxysteroid dehydrogenase type 7 codes for MSDRRSGLLYLITGGCGFLGRHLLRLLLDQEGDAVAEVRVFDKHTEPGLSEVGTGRTKVTVIQGDITDYNSVLEASRGVHVVIHSASLVDVWHKVPEDRIYAVNVTGTENVINACVDNNICSLLYTSSMEVIGPNMNREPFVRGNEDTPYQVKHTMAYPKSKAKAEKIVLEANGKKVRNGERLHTCSLRPTGIYGEGHELIKDFYKLAVKRGGRVIGGVPDSTEHGRVYAGNVAWMHVLAARALRERPETVGGEAFFCYDDSPYKSYEDFNMLFLSTFKFRRVRMPLLLLWFLAVLNDILRWILAPFCNFTPLLNSYTLAVAITSFTVSTDKALRHFQYRPLYDWEQCRERTQKWVDTFPMEDPKNT; via the exons ATGTCGGACCGCCGCTCCGGGCTCTTGTACCTTATCACGGGGGGCTGCGGCTTCCTGGGCCGGCACCTGCTCCGACTCTTGCTGGACCAGGAAGGAGACGCCGTGGCGGAGGTTCGAGTGTTCGACAAGCACACGGAGCCCGGACTAAGCGAGGTCGGAACCG GGCGCACCAAGGTGACAGTCATCCAGGGCGACATCACAGACTACAACAGTGTGCTGGAGGCGTCCCGAGGCGTCCATGTCGTCATCCACTCCGCTAGCCTGGTGGACGTCTGGCACAAGGTCCCGGAAGATCGCATTTATGCTGTCAATGTTACAG GAACAGAGAACGTGATTAACGCCTGCGTGGACAACAACATCTGCAGTCTGCTGTACACCAGCAGCATGGAAGTGATCGGTCCCAACATGAACAGGGAGCCCTTTGTCAG GGGTAATGAAGACACACCCTACCAAGTGAAGCACACCATGGCTTACCCTAAGAGCAAGGCGAAGGCCGAAAAGATCGTCCTGGAAGCCAATGGAAAAAAG GTGCGGAATGGCGAGCGTTTGCACACGTGCTCTTTACGGCCGACAGGCATCTACGGCGAGGGCCACGAGCTCATCAAAGACTTCTACAAGCTGGCCGTGAAAAGGGGAGGCCGCGTCATCGGCGGCGTTCCCGATAGCACCGAACACGGGCGAGTCTACGCCG GCAACGTGGCGTGGATGCACGTGCTGGCCGCCCGAGCCCTGCGCGAGCGTCCGGAGACTGTGGGCGGCGAGGCCTTCTTCTGCTACGACGACTCGCCCTACAAGAGCTACGAAGACTTCAACATGCTCTTCCTGTCCACCTTCAAGTTCCGGCGTGTGCGCATGCCACTGCTGTTGCTGTGGTTCTTGGCCGTGCTCAACGACATTCTGCGCTGGATCCTGGCGCCTTTCTGCAACTTCACGCCGCTCTTGAACAGCTACACTCTGGCCGTGGCCATCACGTCCTTCACCGTGAGCACGGACAAAGCGCTGCGCCACTTCCAGTACCGCCCGCTGTACGACTGGGAGCAGTGTCGGGAGCGCACCCAGAAATGGGTGGACACCTTCCCCATGGAGGACCCGAAAAACACCTAA